One genomic segment of Fischerella sp. PCC 9605 includes these proteins:
- a CDS encoding COP23 domain-containing protein, with protein sequence MQLRLFGQILPGVATTSVTSALALAAIAITTSNQPSYAGGNKFSCAKLNGVPVTMVRTSRGNETFIRWKDEYFSKSIDRMSRCQAVTDRFQRYYDNGNLFITSRENVNNYPVLCIANRKGAPCTSDNILITLKPGTDIGRVLKQMLDFRRGVGTEPIELSGSQYLTYEDGDLYLDVKQLVDSADSEDNNQSSVTKTPQSAPVEPRF encoded by the coding sequence ATGCAGCTGAGGTTATTCGGTCAAATCTTACCAGGAGTAGCAACAACTTCTGTGACTTCGGCTTTAGCTTTGGCAGCGATCGCCATTACTACAAGCAACCAGCCGAGTTACGCCGGGGGTAACAAGTTTTCCTGCGCTAAGCTGAACGGTGTGCCAGTCACAATGGTTCGCACTTCCCGTGGAAATGAGACTTTTATTCGTTGGAAAGATGAATATTTCAGTAAATCTATTGACCGCATGTCACGCTGTCAGGCAGTGACTGACAGGTTTCAACGCTATTACGACAACGGTAATCTTTTCATCACCAGTCGAGAAAACGTGAATAACTATCCGGTGTTATGTATTGCTAACCGTAAAGGCGCACCTTGTACATCAGACAATATCTTAATTACCCTCAAACCAGGAACAGATATCGGACGTGTCCTCAAACAAATGCTCGATTTCCGTCGTGGTGTTGGTACAGAACCCATCGAACTGAGTGGTAGCCAATATCTCACCTATGAAGATGGTGATTTATACCTTGATGTCAAGCAATTAGTTGACTCAGCCGACAGTGAGGACAACAATCAATCTTCTGTCACTAAAACTCCTCAATCAGCACCTGTTGAACCTCGCTTTTAG